A genomic window from Candidatus Methylacidiphilum fumarolicum includes:
- a CDS encoding GAF domain-containing protein: MKSASEDKNNVFTAKKAGLLSINKIKRLLTVQGVIRHFLKIAIDITQSDSGSFVLFNPNTGFLDIEASFGLKRRAKKTKLRVGEGITGWVATSGKTLRIDDVSKDWRYVSIDPRIRSELAVPIEWQSTIVGVLNVDSHEKSHYKPQHEKQLETIASEAAQWLSYAWEIDKLRQQAKQLSTLIEIGRTIVSQEDLEKTLEGVVRNAVFFMDANKGKLFLLNREKSELLLIASYDSNKEDIKKEKMVISLSESIFGVVVKKCKPLAIQDIHEESLMHCPEFALENKMVSFLAVPLVFGKECQGLLAIFTSTPHRFSNSQIQLLQTLADLSAVALAKARLLERIVQTEENLREGERLLSLGLLAAEIAHEIRNPLTVIHMLLHSLKMRIKEDPVSQRDLEVLEKKMSQLNRIVDQVLVIGRSTEPTLEAMKVEDIIDDVLLLSRHKLAGQRIEVQTKISPMLPNLKADRAQVEQAVLNLILNAIQAMGEGGMLEIIADIQHDDAEPYLAIRVKDTGSGMTQAEIEDIFVPFLTRKKEGTGLGLAIVQKIMENHRGKVEVHSTLGQGSTFSLLFPLLD; encoded by the coding sequence ATGAAAAGTGCATCTGAGGATAAAAACAACGTCTTTACAGCCAAAAAAGCTGGTCTGTTGTCCATAAACAAAATCAAACGACTGCTTACTGTTCAAGGTGTTATCCGGCATTTTTTAAAAATAGCCATTGACATCACCCAATCCGACAGTGGCTCCTTTGTCTTATTCAATCCAAATACAGGTTTTCTTGATATCGAAGCAAGCTTTGGGCTCAAGCGAAGAGCTAAAAAGACCAAACTTAGGGTGGGGGAAGGGATTACGGGCTGGGTAGCGACTTCTGGAAAGACACTTCGGATTGACGATGTTTCAAAGGATTGGCGTTATGTTTCCATTGATCCAAGGATACGTTCCGAGCTGGCGGTGCCGATTGAGTGGCAATCCACCATCGTAGGCGTGCTAAATGTGGATAGCCATGAAAAAAGTCATTATAAGCCACAACACGAAAAGCAATTAGAAACCATTGCTTCTGAAGCAGCGCAATGGCTTTCTTATGCCTGGGAAATCGATAAATTGCGTCAACAGGCCAAGCAGCTTTCTACCTTGATTGAAATAGGACGAACGATCGTTTCTCAAGAAGACTTAGAAAAAACCTTAGAAGGAGTGGTCCGTAATGCGGTCTTTTTTATGGACGCCAATAAGGGTAAGCTGTTTTTGCTGAATCGGGAAAAGTCAGAGCTCCTTCTCATTGCATCCTATGACAGCAATAAGGAAGACATAAAAAAAGAGAAGATGGTCATTTCTTTAAGCGAATCGATATTTGGAGTCGTCGTTAAAAAATGCAAGCCATTAGCTATTCAGGATATCCATGAAGAATCTTTGATGCATTGTCCGGAGTTTGCTTTAGAAAATAAAATGGTCTCATTTTTAGCCGTCCCTTTGGTATTCGGTAAAGAGTGTCAAGGGCTTCTTGCCATTTTTACCTCCACCCCTCATCGCTTTTCAAACAGTCAAATTCAACTTCTCCAAACCCTAGCTGATCTTTCAGCAGTGGCCCTAGCTAAGGCTAGGCTTTTAGAGAGAATTGTTCAAACCGAAGAGAACCTGAGAGAGGGAGAAAGATTGCTTTCCTTGGGACTTCTCGCTGCTGAAATCGCTCATGAAATAAGAAATCCTCTGACCGTCATCCATATGCTTCTACATAGTCTTAAAATGAGGATCAAGGAAGACCCAGTTTCTCAGAGGGATCTGGAGGTCCTCGAAAAAAAGATGAGCCAACTAAATCGGATTGTAGATCAAGTTCTTGTGATTGGAAGGTCCACAGAGCCTACCTTGGAAGCAATGAAGGTGGAAGACATCATCGATGATGTCCTCCTTCTTTCACGGCATAAACTGGCTGGCCAGAGAATTGAGGTGCAGACCAAAATATCTCCCATGCTCCCTAACCTAAAGGCGGATAGAGCGCAAGTCGAACAGGCTGTGCTCAATCTTATCCTCAATGCGATTCAAGCAATGGGAGAAGGAGGCATGTTGGAAATTATAGCTGACATTCAACATGACGATGCCGAACCCTACTTGGCCATCAGAGTAAAGGATACAGGTTCTGGAATGACCCAAGCAGAAATTGAAGACATTTTCGTTCCTTTTCTCACAAGGAAAAAGGAGGGAACTGGCCTAGGATTGGCGATTGTCCAAAAAATTATGGAAAATCACAGAGGGAAAGTAGAAGTCCATTCCACCTTAGGGCAAGGAAGCACTTTTTCCCTTCTTTTTCCTCTCCTTGATTAG
- a CDS encoding cupin domain-containing protein: MNNKSMEILIEKNPTQQRLKELGVSHWPIWEKDVSKFDWQYPEKEICYLLEGEAIISSPKNKPIRIVKGDLVIFPKDLSCQWEIVKKVKKHYQIG, encoded by the coding sequence ATGAATAATAAATCTATGGAAATTCTAATAGAAAAAAATCCGACCCAGCAGAGGCTAAAGGAACTTGGAGTCAGTCACTGGCCGATATGGGAAAAAGATGTTTCCAAATTCGACTGGCAATATCCAGAAAAAGAAATTTGTTATCTATTGGAAGGAGAAGCAATAATTTCCAGCCCAAAAAATAAACCAATTCGAATTGTTAAAGGAGATCTGGTCATTTTTCCCAAAGATCTCTCTTGTCAGTGGGAAATAGTAAAAAAAGTAAAAAAACATTATCAAATCGGTTAG